In Kaistella faecalis, a genomic segment contains:
- a CDS encoding GNAT family N-acetyltransferase → MTSLIKAIEKDIPLIRELAEKSWKSAYAELLSKEQIDYMLAEMYSVEEISAHLQNRNYHYYLILNENIAVGFIGFEHHYELQTTKLHRIYLVENAKGKGCGKTALNFLKKQTSESGDSRIILNVNKENNAKSIYESQGFSVYKEDVFDIGNGFVMDDYLMEFIL, encoded by the coding sequence ATGACTTCACTAATAAAGGCAATAGAAAAAGATATTCCACTGATTCGCGAACTTGCAGAAAAATCATGGAAATCTGCCTACGCAGAACTTCTTTCTAAAGAACAAATCGATTATATGTTAGCCGAAATGTACTCGGTTGAAGAAATCTCAGCGCATCTTCAGAATCGGAATTATCATTATTATTTAATTCTTAATGAAAATATTGCCGTAGGTTTTATCGGATTTGAACATCATTACGAACTGCAAACCACTAAACTCCACAGAATCTATCTCGTGGAGAATGCAAAAGGAAAAGGCTGCGGAAAAACCGCATTGAATTTCCTTAAAAAACAAACATCCGAAAGCGGAGATTCACGCATTATCTTAAATGTAAATAAAGAAAATAATGCGAAATCAATTTATGAATCACAGGGTTTCAGCGTTTATAAAGAAGACGTCTTTGACATCGGAAATGGCTTTGTAATGGACGATTATCTGATGGAATTTATTTTATAA